The genomic segment TCGCGAGAGAAAGACTCTTCATGACCGCAAACGCAGCACCCGCCGGCAGCCGTCGGTGGAAGTCCGCAGCCATGCTGCTAGCCCTCGGTTCGGCAGTCGCCGGCGCCGCACTGGCGGGGCCGGGATCCGGTGTCGGCCAGGCGTCCAGCCACCGCGAAGCACCGCTGATCGCGGCTGACCCGCAGGTCGACAACACCGACCTGTACGCGTTCACCAGCCCGGACAAGTCCGACACGGTGACGCTCACGGCGAACTGGATCCCGTTCCAGGAGCCGAACGGTGGACCGAACTTCTATCCGTTCGCCGAGGACGCGCACTACGACATCAACATCGACAGCCAGGGCACCGGCAAGCCGGACCTGACCTACCGGTGGACGTTCCGCAACGAGGACCTGCGCGGCGAGAAGACGTTCCTGTACAACAACGGCGTCGTGAACAACCTCAACGACAAGACGCTGCTGTTCCGCCAGCACTACTGCCTGCAGGAGATCCGCGCGGGCAAGAAGCCGGTCACGCTCGTCGCGGACGGCATCGCCACGCCGTCCAACGTCGGCAAGGCGTCCATGCCGAACTACGGCAGGCTCCGCAACCAGGCGACGAAGCAACTGCCCGGTGGCGGTCAGACCGTCGCCACGCAGGCCGCGGACCCGTTCTTCCTGGATCTGCGGGTCTTCGACCTGCTCTACGGCGGCAACCTCTCCGAGACCGGGCACAACACCCTGAACGGCTACAACGTCAACACGTTGTCCATCCAGGTGCCCAAGTCCA from the Streptomyces sp. RKAG293 genome contains:
- a CDS encoding DUF4331 domain-containing protein, translated to MTANAAPAGSRRWKSAAMLLALGSAVAGAALAGPGSGVGQASSHREAPLIAADPQVDNTDLYAFTSPDKSDTVTLTANWIPFQEPNGGPNFYPFAEDAHYDINIDSQGTGKPDLTYRWTFRNEDLRGEKTFLYNNGVVNNLNDKTLLFRQHYCLQEIRAGKKPVTLVADGIATPSNVGKASMPNYGRLRNQATKQLPGGGQTVATQAADPFFLDLRVFDLLYGGNLSETGHNTLNGYNVNTLSIQVPKSKLAFKGNAKRNPVIGVWSSTERRTMQLSPGKQTPTGKYVQVSRLGNPLVNEAVVPAGLKNAFNALPPSEDHNQPKVVAKVLDPELPKLIQGIYGIPAPATPRKDLQEIFLTGIAKATNGPLAVDLNSQLMNLDINKKRFVPAEELRLNMSTPVTAMPDRLGVLNGDFQGFPNGRRMGDDVIDIAIQALEGATPGHLIQALAAGDGVNGPGIPFGTTFPYVALPYTGSVNQAG